In the genome of Bacteroidales bacterium, one region contains:
- a CDS encoding dehydrogenase translates to MIIRSKAPLRIGLAGGGSDVSPYSDLYGGAILNGTISMYAYATIIPRFDGKIIIHAYDKNDKIEYDAQMSLPIDGKLDLAKGVYNRIVKDYIKKPMSFELTTWVDAPAGSGLGTSSTLVTAILGAFAEWKLLPLGHYDLAHLAYEIERIDLGMAGGKQDQYAATFGGINFMEFYNDNKVIINPLRIKTKILNELAHNMLLFYTDTSRESAKIIERQQNNVRQNNQESVNAMHEIKNQAIIMKEAILKEELDKIGEILDYGHQQKQKMAQGITTPLIEDIYKAAIKAGSTGGKISGAGGGGFMVFYCPENVRFNVINTLKQFGGSLHRYEFVKYGLTTWTIK, encoded by the coding sequence ATGATTATTAGAAGTAAAGCACCCTTAAGAATTGGTTTAGCAGGCGGAGGTAGTGACGTATCGCCATATAGCGACCTTTACGGAGGTGCGATTTTGAATGGAACTATTAGCATGTACGCTTATGCCACAATTATACCACGTTTCGATGGCAAAATAATTATACATGCCTACGACAAGAACGATAAAATTGAATACGATGCGCAAATGTCACTGCCAATTGACGGAAAGCTAGATTTGGCAAAAGGCGTATATAACCGCATTGTTAAAGACTACATAAAAAAGCCTATGAGTTTTGAACTAACTACGTGGGTTGACGCTCCCGCCGGTAGTGGATTAGGCACATCCTCAACTTTGGTAACGGCAATTCTTGGAGCCTTTGCCGAATGGAAACTTTTACCATTAGGACACTACGATTTGGCTCATCTTGCCTATGAAATCGAAAGGATAGACTTAGGAATGGCTGGCGGAAAACAGGACCAATATGCTGCAACCTTTGGGGGAATCAACTTTATGGAGTTTTACAATGATAACAAAGTGATTATAAACCCGTTGAGAATTAAAACAAAAATACTAAACGAGCTCGCGCATAATATGTTACTGTTCTATACTGACACAAGCCGTGAATCTGCCAAAATAATTGAACGACAACAAAACAACGTAAGGCAAAATAACCAGGAGTCTGTTAATGCGATGCATGAGATTAAAAATCAGGCTATTATAATGAAAGAAGCTATTTTAAAAGAGGAGTTAGATAAAATAGGAGAAATATTAGATTACGGACATCAGCAAAAACAAAAAATGGCGCAAGGAATTACAACCCCGCTGATTGAAGATATATACAAAGCTGCTATTAAGGCGGGTTCTACTGGAGGGAAAATAAGCGGTGCAGGTGGCGGAGGATTTATGGTATTTTATTGCCCTGAAAACGTGAGATTTAACGTGATTAACACTCTGAAACAGTTTGGAGGATCTTTACATAGATACGAATTTGTAAAATATGGTTTAACTACTTGGACAATAAAATAG
- a CDS encoding glycosyltransferase: MAKVLIIGTAYPYRGGLAVYNERLAKAFADNGDEVKIETFKLQYPGFLFPGKTQYAEWEYEGNISIKRTISSINPLNWINVGRRLRKEKYDIVIIKYWLPFMGPCFGTIARQIRKNGHTKVISILDNVVPHEKRFGDKIFTRWFIKHIDGFVSMSESVQSDLEIFNKEKPRGLCPHPLYDNFGKSLTTEESFKQLKLDDNYKYILFFGLIRDYKGLDLLLEAFANEILKTLPVKLIIAGEFYSDSEKYYQMIEKLDLTNRVIVYPKFIPDNEVNLYFGAASLVVQPYKSATQSGVTQIAYHFEKPMVVTNVGGLSEIVPNGKVGYVVDIDTTEIANAIADFFTNNRTEQFVQGIKEEKQKYSWERMINTIQTVYKQITL, from the coding sequence ATGGCAAAAGTATTAATTATAGGTACTGCATATCCCTATCGTGGAGGCTTGGCTGTTTATAACGAGCGACTTGCCAAAGCATTTGCCGACAATGGCGACGAAGTAAAAATTGAAACTTTCAAACTACAATACCCCGGATTTCTATTTCCGGGAAAAACTCAATATGCCGAATGGGAATATGAAGGAAATATTAGTATTAAACGTACTATAAGCTCAATCAATCCACTAAATTGGATTAATGTAGGCAGACGATTGCGAAAAGAAAAATACGATATAGTTATTATTAAATACTGGTTGCCATTTATGGGTCCGTGCTTTGGAACCATAGCAAGGCAAATTAGAAAAAACGGTCACACAAAAGTCATATCAATTTTAGACAATGTGGTTCCTCATGAAAAACGATTTGGCGACAAAATATTTACCCGTTGGTTTATTAAACATATAGACGGATTTGTTTCAATGTCGGAAAGCGTTCAATCAGATTTGGAAATCTTCAACAAAGAAAAACCAAGAGGACTATGCCCTCACCCACTTTATGATAATTTTGGCAAATCTTTAACAACAGAAGAGTCATTCAAGCAATTGAAACTTGATGACAACTACAAATATATTCTATTCTTTGGACTAATACGCGATTACAAAGGTTTAGATTTACTTTTGGAAGCCTTTGCAAATGAGATTCTTAAAACACTTCCTGTAAAATTAATTATTGCCGGTGAGTTTTATTCTGATAGTGAAAAATACTATCAAATGATTGAAAAACTTGATTTAACCAATAGAGTTATTGTTTATCCGAAATTTATACCCGATAATGAAGTAAACTTATACTTTGGTGCAGCCTCTTTAGTTGTTCAACCGTACAAAAGTGCTACTCAAAGTGGGGTTACGCAGATAGCATACCATTTTGAAAAACCTATGGTTGTTACGAATGTTGGAGGATTAAGCGAGATTGTTCCAAATGGTAAGGTTGGCTACGTTGTAGATATTGATACTACAGAAATCGCTAATGCCATAGCTGACTTCTTCACCAACAATAGAACTGAACAATTCGTTCAAGGGATAAAAGAGGAGAAACAAAAGTATTCTTGGGAAAGAATGATTAACACTATACAAACTGTTTACAAACAGATAACATTATGA
- the gap gene encoding type I glyceraldehyde-3-phosphate dehydrogenase, which produces MATIKVGINGFGRIGRNVFKIMVEQKGFEIVGINDLTSTKILAHLLKYDSTQGKFNGTVDFDESNIIVNGAKIPVSAERSPAQIKWAKTPDIVIEATGVFRSKESPKGGYGDHIKAGAKKVILTVPAADTIDRMIVLGVNDSDLKPTDQCISNASCTTNCLAPIVKILHENFGVELGYMNTIHAYTNDQMILDAPHSDLRRARSAAVSQIPTTTGAAKAVGKIIPELNGKIDGLSIRVPTPTGSLCDFTATLKKEVTKEEINAAVKKAAEGKMKGIVEYTEDEIVSCDIIHNPHSSIFDSKLTMVNGKMIKVVAWYDNEWGYSNRVVDLARLAFK; this is translated from the coding sequence ATGGCAACAATAAAAGTAGGAATTAATGGATTTGGCCGAATTGGACGTAATGTGTTCAAAATCATGGTCGAACAAAAAGGATTTGAAATTGTAGGTATTAATGACCTTACAAGCACTAAAATTTTAGCGCACTTGCTTAAATACGACTCTACTCAAGGTAAATTTAACGGTACGGTAGATTTCGACGAAAGCAATATAATTGTAAATGGAGCAAAAATTCCCGTGTCGGCAGAAAGATCTCCTGCACAAATTAAATGGGCTAAAACTCCTGATATTGTGATTGAAGCAACAGGTGTTTTCCGCTCAAAAGAGAGTCCAAAAGGTGGTTACGGCGACCATATTAAAGCAGGTGCAAAAAAAGTAATATTAACAGTACCCGCTGCTGACACCATTGACAGAATGATTGTTCTAGGCGTAAACGACTCTGATCTAAAACCAACAGATCAATGTATCTCAAATGCGTCATGTACAACCAACTGTCTGGCTCCGATTGTGAAAATATTACATGAAAACTTCGGCGTTGAGTTGGGATATATGAATACTATTCACGCATACACCAACGATCAAATGATATTAGATGCTCCGCACTCTGATTTAAGAAGAGCACGTTCGGCAGCTGTTTCTCAAATACCAACCACAACAGGTGCAGCCAAAGCAGTAGGAAAAATTATCCCTGAACTAAACGGTAAAATTGACGGTCTTTCAATTCGCGTTCCAACCCCAACTGGCTCACTATGTGATTTCACAGCTACTTTGAAAAAAGAGGTTACAAAAGAAGAGATTAATGCAGCTGTTAAAAAAGCCGCTGAAGGTAAGATGAAGGGCATTGTTGAATATACTGAAGATGAGATTGTTTCTTGCGATATTATTCACAATCCACACAGCTCAATATTCGATTCTAAATTAACCATGGTTAACGGCAAAATGATTAAAGTTGTAGCATGGTATGATAACGAATGGGGATATTCGAACAGAGTTGTAGATTTAGCAAGATTAGCTTTTAAATAG
- a CDS encoding T9SS type A sorting domain-containing protein, whose product MRTKHLLMLFAAAIAGGITLNYTNTATYERTYVPQNAVKEMYSADQFQEWLFQMKANQNTRNISPEMIAKANEEMKQFMTKSRIHQGFNWIEEGPNNVGGRTRSVLIDKDNPNVMWAGSVSGGIWKSTTGGQYWYKVDYSVAEGYTPTSVSSIAQTADGTIYFGTGEPFDKHFIASGTDNDFFTGSVQDVPLIKGGGIFKQQGDTFVRLESTSPSNSANFYGTRRLVAHPQNPNILLAATTTGLWETTNGGETWAKAIDVEGQSWDVAMGSDGTVIANIYNETYIRIPNSSTFESVSGTEEGKLPQIVGRYVYQILKSDPSCIFASISDSVGDLEGVFRTLNKGQTWEKIGFGHSSQFIPFGWSAKTGIFAHSLLALSKNLVLIAGVDVWRGSGVEGSHAFEWNKIYYSVGEGQHTAYIHSGIHDFAPHPSGTSIFAATDGGIYRIGSNGIQPMNTYYRTTLCYSADINSKGEIIVGTQDNGTYILKHDLPGSQYQYGRKIQGGNGTECLFSSLSDNVIISSYERGNMQRSNTGGDDFFYFWSSKMASDNGWSSDNLIWQGRNASWKTPVALWECDDFSHIRVDTSRVMAIVPYVCGVPYLIQSANVGGQMIWWTPDRDYEVGDTISFPDPYQAVFLFGMGNRIWYTKKALNFNPIERFDWWDIHNRTLFDSVGTSEPATRFVAVAFSPDGDIAYGATEPNHQDSAIIYRISNLHACTRPRHAAFSAYHAVLDSAISRITHVQKIGAVKGRYISSLETDPKNPEVLIVTMGQYGNEEHIYVAEHAASTSSTIWNDNFASIQGNLPKMPVYSACVNKNPYSVADGQLLVGTEHGVFITDNYLSSNVIWQEGNNGLGHYPVLSIKQRYNERKQPGIYTYGEFIIATYGRGVFTDTSSIFVGIEDPIIGDHNSADNSLNIKVFPNPASDIANISISVDNRSVIEIVVYDLTGKLVYSHKTSKLEAGTHNLTIPVSEFTQGTYLVQCISGNARKTEKLLVK is encoded by the coding sequence ATGAGAACTAAACACTTACTAATGTTATTTGCGGCTGCAATAGCCGGGGGAATTACCCTAAACTATACAAATACAGCGACATACGAGAGAACTTACGTACCTCAAAATGCTGTAAAAGAGATGTACTCAGCCGATCAGTTTCAGGAATGGTTGTTTCAAATGAAAGCAAATCAAAACACACGCAACATAAGCCCTGAAATGATTGCTAAGGCCAATGAAGAGATGAAACAATTCATGACCAAATCTAGGATTCACCAAGGATTTAATTGGATTGAAGAGGGTCCAAATAATGTCGGTGGACGTACACGATCTGTTTTGATTGATAAAGACAACCCAAATGTTATGTGGGCAGGATCTGTATCAGGTGGAATATGGAAGTCAACAACCGGTGGTCAGTACTGGTACAAGGTTGATTATTCAGTTGCAGAAGGGTACACCCCAACATCTGTATCATCAATTGCACAAACAGCCGACGGAACAATATATTTTGGGACAGGCGAGCCATTTGACAAACATTTTATTGCCTCAGGTACAGATAATGATTTTTTCACAGGATCAGTTCAGGATGTACCTCTAATAAAAGGCGGTGGAATATTTAAACAACAAGGTGACACCTTTGTTAGATTAGAATCAACCTCTCCAAGTAATTCAGCTAACTTTTATGGCACTAGAAGACTTGTAGCACACCCACAAAACCCAAATATATTACTAGCTGCAACAACAACTGGCTTATGGGAAACTACAAATGGTGGAGAAACTTGGGCAAAAGCAATTGATGTTGAAGGTCAATCTTGGGATGTTGCAATGGGTTCCGATGGTACGGTCATAGCGAACATATACAATGAAACTTATATTCGTATACCTAATTCTAGCACTTTTGAGTCTGTTTCTGGTACTGAAGAAGGTAAACTTCCTCAAATAGTCGGAAGATATGTGTACCAAATATTAAAAAGTGACCCCTCATGTATTTTTGCTTCAATCTCCGATTCTGTAGGTGATTTAGAAGGTGTATTCAGAACTCTTAACAAGGGACAAACATGGGAAAAAATTGGTTTTGGACACAGTAGCCAGTTTATTCCTTTTGGATGGTCTGCAAAAACAGGAATTTTCGCACACTCATTACTAGCATTATCTAAAAATCTAGTTCTTATTGCTGGAGTTGATGTCTGGCGAGGTAGTGGTGTTGAAGGTTCTCATGCATTCGAGTGGAACAAAATATACTACTCTGTGGGAGAAGGACAACATACAGCATATATTCACTCAGGCATCCATGATTTTGCACCACATCCATCTGGGACAAGCATATTTGCTGCAACTGATGGTGGAATTTATAGAATAGGCAGCAACGGTATCCAACCTATGAATACTTATTATCGCACAACCTTGTGTTATAGTGCTGATATCAATAGCAAAGGGGAAATTATTGTTGGAACTCAAGATAACGGCACTTACATTCTTAAACATGATTTACCAGGCTCACAGTATCAATATGGAAGAAAAATCCAAGGGGGCAACGGTACAGAGTGCTTATTCTCTAGCCTAAGCGACAATGTTATAATTTCTTCGTATGAGAGAGGAAATATGCAGCGTTCTAACACTGGTGGTGATGACTTTTTCTATTTCTGGTCTTCAAAAATGGCCTCTGATAATGGCTGGAGTTCAGACAATTTAATTTGGCAGGGTAGAAATGCCTCATGGAAAACTCCAGTAGCATTATGGGAGTGTGATGACTTTTCACATATAAGGGTTGACACATCAAGAGTTATGGCTATAGTACCTTACGTATGTGGCGTACCATACCTAATTCAATCTGCCAATGTTGGCGGTCAAATGATATGGTGGACACCCGATCGAGACTATGAAGTTGGTGACACAATATCATTTCCAGACCCTTATCAAGCTGTATTTCTATTTGGCATGGGTAACAGAATATGGTACACCAAAAAGGCTTTAAACTTTAATCCTATAGAACGTTTTGACTGGTGGGATATTCACAATAGAACATTATTTGACAGTGTCGGTACTTCAGAACCTGCAACTCGCTTTGTGGCAGTTGCTTTCTCTCCAGACGGTGACATTGCTTACGGAGCTACTGAGCCAAATCATCAAGATTCGGCAATTATTTATAGAATTTCGAACTTGCACGCTTGTACAAGACCTAGACATGCAGCATTTTCTGCTTACCACGCGGTTCTAGACTCAGCTATCTCAAGAATAACCCATGTTCAAAAAATTGGTGCAGTTAAAGGACGATATATTTCAAGCTTAGAGACTGACCCAAAAAATCCCGAAGTTCTAATTGTTACTATGGGACAATATGGTAACGAGGAGCACATATATGTTGCAGAGCATGCAGCAAGCACTAGCAGTACAATATGGAATGACAATTTCGCTTCAATTCAAGGAAACCTTCCTAAAATGCCTGTTTATTCAGCATGTGTAAACAAAAACCCATATTCAGTTGCTGACGGCCAGCTACTTGTTGGAACAGAACATGGCGTATTCATTACAGACAACTATTTAAGTTCAAACGTAATATGGCAAGAGGGTAACAATGGATTGGGACACTATCCTGTACTTAGTATCAAACAAAGATATAATGAAAGAAAGCAACCAGGAATATATACTTATGGAGAATTTATTATTGCAACATACGGACGTGGAGTATTTACAGACACATCATCAATATTTGTAGGTATTGAAGACCCAATAATTGGTGATCATAACAGTGCGGATAATTCTCTAAATATTAAAGTGTTTCCAAATCCTGCTTCTGACATTGCAAATATTAGTATTTCTGTTGATAACAGATCGGTTATTGAGATTGTTGTTTACGATTTAACAGGCAAATTAGTTTATAGCCACAAAACATCAAAACTTGAGGCTGGCACACATAATTTGACCATACCTGTTTCTGAATTTACACAAGGAACATATTTAGTTCAATGCATTTCTGGCAACGCAAGAAAAACAGAAAAGTTGTTAGTAAAATAA
- a CDS encoding tetratricopeptide repeat protein, giving the protein MELTCIIIIFLCSKLGWYVRFIRQKIKLSSVSVAFFFLFCIPAIAIPQSYKYPKELDLRLEKVLNFDFSKTNYELSAKVKNTTSPLDILPTCNQVLLKTLFYTTDSERLHKEYEINTNLLDKIEKLEKNSAEWGYVKTRLLINKTLIHFFREEYFSALWSAYRANSLFSETYYKYPDYPPLHALASVYNLGVKIVIEKNSFIEYFISKPFKVDSNLIKINWSESEKPIFDAIVNNLLNENSENKTEVKVKTETEKLIYAFYYLNSGLSQNAIDISNNNSLINNPLDNYIKGWANLTLGNYRLAEKQFNKHIESPENVVFKRASLLGLYYIEIINGSKSSRTLYLNRLSLMPKSNFFRDKMAEREIKTEHHPKLLKARLLFDAKLYSKAKNELNSVNVKKLSPEFKLEYYYRYGRILFQLQDYDYSLEKFQKALDPDMPEKSYYKAQSAYDCGKIYVIKNNIEKARNYFNQSIQYAKKANRKDIEDKAKSELNKL; this is encoded by the coding sequence ATGGAACTCACATGCATTATAATCATTTTCTTGTGTTCCAAGTTAGGTTGGTATGTTCGTTTCATTAGGCAAAAGATAAAATTGTCAAGTGTAAGCGTAGCGTTTTTTTTCCTTTTCTGCATACCTGCAATTGCAATACCCCAATCCTATAAATATCCAAAAGAACTTGATCTTAGATTAGAGAAAGTACTGAATTTTGATTTTTCAAAAACAAATTACGAGCTGTCTGCTAAAGTAAAAAACACAACTTCTCCATTAGATATATTGCCAACATGCAATCAGGTTCTTCTAAAGACTCTCTTTTACACGACGGATTCCGAAAGATTACACAAAGAGTACGAGATCAATACTAATCTGCTAGACAAAATTGAAAAACTTGAAAAAAACTCAGCCGAATGGGGCTATGTTAAAACCCGCTTATTGATAAACAAAACTTTAATACACTTTTTTCGCGAAGAATATTTTTCTGCTTTATGGTCAGCATATCGAGCCAATAGTCTGTTTTCTGAAACTTACTATAAGTATCCGGATTATCCTCCTCTACACGCTTTAGCCTCTGTTTACAATTTAGGTGTTAAGATAGTTATTGAAAAAAACTCATTTATCGAGTATTTTATATCAAAACCATTTAAAGTAGATAGCAACCTAATAAAAATCAATTGGTCAGAATCAGAAAAGCCCATTTTTGATGCCATTGTAAATAATCTTTTAAACGAGAATAGTGAAAATAAAACAGAGGTCAAAGTTAAGACTGAAACTGAAAAGTTAATATATGCATTCTATTACCTTAATTCGGGACTTTCTCAAAATGCAATAGATATCTCAAATAATAATTCGTTAATTAACAACCCTTTGGACAATTACATTAAGGGTTGGGCAAATTTAACACTAGGCAATTATCGACTTGCAGAAAAACAATTTAATAAACACATTGAAAGTCCCGAAAACGTTGTATTTAAGCGAGCATCACTTTTGGGATTATATTACATTGAAATAATTAACGGTTCAAAATCATCACGAACTCTGTATCTGAACAGATTGTCACTAATGCCAAAGAGCAATTTTTTTCGGGATAAAATGGCAGAAAGAGAAATAAAAACAGAACATCATCCAAAACTATTGAAAGCCAGACTATTATTTGATGCTAAGCTATATAGTAAAGCTAAAAACGAACTAAACTCAGTAAACGTCAAAAAGTTATCTCCAGAATTCAAACTCGAATATTACTACAGATATGGGAGAATTTTATTCCAATTACAAGACTATGACTATTCTTTAGAAAAATTTCAAAAAGCTTTAGATCCTGACATGCCCGAAAAAAGTTATTACAAAGCTCAGTCCGCATACGATTGTGGTAAAATTTATGTAATTAAAAACAATATTGAAAAAGCGCGTAACTATTTCAATCAGAGTATTCAATATGCTAAAAAAGCTAACAGAAAAGATATTGAGGATAAAGCAAAATCAGAATTAAATAAATTATAA
- a CDS encoding response regulator transcription factor, producing MMTQKTKILIVEDSLPEGAMLVDILEDEGFEANHVIDAEQGIRAYREGGYDLLLLDIMLPGKDGFHLAKQIKAINEDVPIIFLTARTLKSDEIQGFTIGADDYLTKPYDRELLIWRIKAVLKRHISAESSIPDIFQIGKYLFDYKNLTLTRGSNVRRMTRREADILQMLCINEGQLVKRDDILISIWGSNDYFNGRSLDVFITKLRKYLKDDPKVILENIHGVGYELKYPK from the coding sequence ATTATGACACAAAAAACAAAGATATTGATAGTTGAAGATAGTCTTCCAGAAGGAGCCATGCTGGTTGATATTTTAGAAGATGAAGGTTTTGAAGCTAATCATGTTATTGATGCAGAACAAGGAATACGAGCATATCGCGAAGGAGGCTATGATTTGCTTTTACTCGATATAATGCTCCCTGGGAAAGATGGTTTCCATCTTGCAAAACAAATCAAAGCCATAAATGAAGATGTTCCAATAATATTCCTAACAGCACGGACATTAAAATCGGATGAGATACAGGGGTTTACAATCGGAGCAGACGATTATCTTACTAAACCATACGACAGAGAATTGCTTATATGGCGCATTAAAGCAGTGTTAAAACGACACATATCTGCAGAATCCAGTATTCCGGATATTTTTCAAATCGGGAAATATCTATTTGATTATAAAAACCTTACTCTTACGCGAGGTTCTAATGTCCGCAGAATGACAAGGCGTGAAGCTGATATACTGCAAATGCTTTGTATAAATGAGGGTCAACTTGTTAAACGAGATGATATATTAATTTCCATATGGGGCTCAAATGATTATTTCAATGGTCGTAGTCTTGACGTTTTTATTACCAAATTACGTAAGTATCTGAAAGATGATCCAAAGGTTATTCTTGAAAATATTCATGGGGTTGGATATGAGTTAAAGTATCCAAAATAG
- a CDS encoding YggS family pyridoxal phosphate-dependent enzyme encodes MIKQNIQTILSQLPEHVTLIAVSKTHSTDTILEAYNAGLRDFAENKVQELTAKQPLLPADIRWHMIGHLQRNKVKYLIPFVHLIHSVDSERLLNQIQNEATKANKTISVLLQVHIAQEDHKFGFNSEEIKEFFEQLKNKNYPNVSIKGLMGMSTFTDDESIVKKEFDTLKDLFDLIKLNHGDQLPDFKELSMGMSSDFLLAVKRGSTMVRVGSSIFGERDYS; translated from the coding sequence ATGATTAAACAAAATATTCAAACCATTCTCTCACAATTACCGGAGCATGTTACATTAATAGCAGTCTCAAAAACACATTCTACAGACACCATTTTAGAAGCGTATAATGCTGGATTAAGAGATTTTGCCGAAAATAAAGTACAAGAACTTACCGCAAAGCAACCGCTATTGCCAGCCGATATTAGATGGCATATGATTGGGCATTTGCAACGAAATAAAGTCAAATATTTAATACCCTTTGTACATTTAATACATTCGGTTGATAGTGAGCGACTTCTGAATCAAATTCAAAATGAAGCCACAAAAGCAAATAAAACAATATCGGTACTTTTGCAAGTACATATAGCTCAAGAAGATCATAAATTTGGATTTAACTCAGAAGAGATCAAAGAGTTTTTTGAACAATTGAAGAATAAAAACTATCCAAACGTCTCTATTAAGGGACTTATGGGTATGTCAACTTTTACCGATGACGAATCAATAGTAAAAAAAGAGTTTGATACTTTAAAGGATCTATTCGATTTGATAAAACTTAATCATGGAGACCAACTACCAGATTTTAAAGAGTTAAGCATGGGAATGTCGTCCGATTTTTTATTAGCAGTAAAACGCGGTAGTACAATGGTAAGGGTTGGTAGCTCAATATTCGGAGAAAGAGATTATAGTTAA
- a CDS encoding dihydroorotate dehydrogenase-like protein: MPNLETTFAGLKLKNPIIVGSSGLTNSVDKIKEISQKGAGAVVLKSLFEEQIIHDVNSTIKHGTYPGADDYIAEYIKSNNVNTYLNLIKEAKAKTDIPVIASINCQNSTKWITFAKDIESAGADALEVNVYFLPIDKNKPSSEYEQTYFDLLKSLKENTKIPLIFKLGNNFTNLTYLTNRLNANGISAITLFNRFYEPDIDVDNLKLTAAEIFSHPSESRKVIRWLALLTDKVKGLEISASTGVHSKETAIKYLLAGATTVQLCSVIYKNSVSTISEIIDGISKWMESKKFEKISDFRGMMSYKQISDPTIYERAQFIKHFSNFE, translated from the coding sequence ATGCCTAATTTAGAAACAACATTTGCAGGATTAAAACTGAAAAATCCTATTATTGTGGGCTCAAGCGGATTGACAAATAGTGTTGATAAAATCAAAGAGATATCTCAAAAAGGGGCCGGTGCCGTTGTTCTTAAAAGTTTGTTTGAAGAGCAGATAATTCACGATGTAAATAGCACCATAAAACATGGTACTTATCCGGGAGCTGATGACTATATTGCAGAATACATCAAAAGCAATAATGTCAACACATATCTAAATTTGATTAAAGAGGCTAAGGCAAAAACTGATATACCTGTTATAGCAAGCATTAATTGCCAAAACAGCACAAAATGGATAACTTTTGCAAAAGATATTGAAAGTGCCGGTGCGGATGCATTAGAGGTTAACGTTTATTTCTTGCCTATTGATAAAAACAAACCTTCGTCTGAATATGAGCAGACCTATTTTGATTTGTTAAAGTCACTCAAAGAAAACACAAAAATCCCTCTGATATTTAAGCTCGGAAACAACTTTACAAATCTCACCTATTTGACTAACCGATTAAATGCAAATGGAATATCGGCCATAACTCTTTTTAACAGGTTTTACGAGCCTGATATTGACGTAGATAATCTTAAACTTACAGCAGCAGAAATATTTAGTCATCCATCTGAGTCAAGAAAAGTTATTCGTTGGTTGGCTCTTTTGACCGATAAAGTAAAAGGGTTAGAAATATCGGCAAGCACTGGAGTTCACAGTAAAGAGACTGCAATAAAATATTTATTGGCAGGAGCAACAACTGTTCAGCTGTGTTCCGTAATTTATAAAAATAGTGTTTCTACTATTTCCGAAATAATTGATGGTATTAGCAAATGGATGGAATCTAAAAAGTTTGAGAAAATTTCAGATTTCAGAGGAATGATGAGTTATAAACAAATTTCAGATCCTACGATTTACGAACGTGCACAGTTTATCAAGCATTTCTCTAATTTTGAATAA